One window of the Salvia splendens isolate huo1 chromosome 1, SspV2, whole genome shotgun sequence genome contains the following:
- the LOC121746004 gene encoding protein ALTERED PHOSPHATE STARVATION RESPONSE 1-like: protein MGASSSRLDEDGSLQLCRARKKFIKQALNGRCSLAAAHIAYIEELKIVGASLRRFVEFDAEFEPLASATPEPHSVKSVSRSVSQNVDAMANHSPPSSTPGSNLFQTHHMKFRSPFSKKVEEKPPVPVAVSVSSTTPLPTTPRSTEVPEASAFKTADEPENPPWDYFGLSNPTEQRFSAQEGRGFDQGLEKSDGREDSLISDVEFEEPATATLVRCFKNVNMSKENLAKDSSSLSSEDNVSETMFPSAKEIKEDIVNGISPAKQTEVEDQVVLKDFLTSMKTIDQLFARASESGKEVIKMLEANKLHFRQVIHGKQRGSASLLKSCFSCGDDPSQVPQEPPQETVKSFTWPHTESSPSDSSLNLLGANYTDGVEDLSNNLFDNFCMVSGSHASTLDRLYAWEKKLYIEVKAGEMLQSNFDQKCKLLLEQEYHAGNTDKTRAVIKGLHSRIRVSVHRIKSISKKIEEIRDRELQPQLEELLEGLRKMWEMMVQCHKLQLHTIPVSKIPGSTDLIMQSDSRRQVTIHLKNELSYLSSIFTKWINAQKLYVDSINMWLYKCVLLPRNTSKRSKRMRPPPIKNIGPPVYMICNTWLKMFDKLPCKEVVDSIKYLEVDVAHFLPHQEKMKKKAARSTIVGDEDEAPTPALDRFKTSLAGFVGRLNDFAESSEGLFSDLQKEIEEAKKNYEVLKSQQA from the exons ATGGGAGCTTCGAGTTCTAGATTAGACGAAGACGGGAGTCTGCAGCTATGCCGGGCGAGAAAGAAATTCATCAAACAGGCTCTTAACGGCAGGTGTTCTCTCGCAGCAGCTCATATTGCATATATAGAGGAACTGAAAATCGTAGGGGCATCTTTAAGGAGATTTGTGGAGTTCGATGCTGAATTCGAGCCTTTAGCAAGTGCAACCCCGGAGCCCCATTCTGTAAAGTCCGTCTCCCGGTCTGTATCACAAAATGTCGATGCAATGGCAAATCATTCACCACCTTCTTCGACTCCTGGTTCGAATCTGTTCCAAACTCATCATATGAAGTTCAGAAGCCCATTCTCCAAAAAAGTCGAAGAGAAGCCTCCCGTGCCTGTTGCAGTCTCGGTTTCTTCCACGACTCCTCTGCCTACCACCCCTCGCTCCACTGAAGTACCGGAAGCATCAGCTTTCAAAACTGCTGATGAACCAGAGAATCCACCTTGGGATTATTTTGGTCTTTCTAATCCAACTGAGCAGCGATTCTCTGCACAAGAGGGCCGAGGATTTGATCAGGGTTTGGAGAAGTCAGATGGAAGAGAAGATTCGCTGATATCAGATGTTGAATTTGAAGAACCGGCCACTGCTACCCTTGTTCGATGTTTCAAAAACGTGAACATGTCTAAAGAAAATCTTGCCAAAGATTCATCTTCCTTATCTTCTGAAGATAATGTATCTGAAACCATGTTTCCGAGTGCGAaggaaataaaagaagataTTGTGAATGGAATTTCACCAGCGAAACAAACGGAAGTTGAAGATCAAGTTGTTCTAAAGGACTTTCTTACGAGCATGAAAACGATTGATCAGCTTTTTGCTAGAGCGTCTGAATCAGGAAAAGAAGTAATAAAGATGCTTGAGGCAAATAAATTACATTTCCGGCAAGTTATACATGGAAAACAAC GTGGTTCAGCATCACTACTGAAATCTTGCTTTTCCTGTGGGGACGATCCGAGCCAGGTTCCACAAG AGCCGCCTCAAGAGACTGTCAAGTCCTTTACTTGGCCTCACACGGAATCATCTCCTTCCGATTCATCTTTGAATCTTCTAGGTGCTAATTACACTGATGGCGTTGAAGATCTTAGTAATAATCTCTTCGACAACTTCTGCATGGTCTCTGGAAGCCACGCGTCAACCTTGGATAGGCTTTATGCGTGGGAAAAGAAGCTTTACATTGAAGTTAAG GCTGGTGAGATGCTTCAGAGTAATTTTGATCAGAAATGCAAACTTCTCCTAGAGCAAGAATACCACGCAGGGAATACCGACAAGACACGAGCTGTAATCAAAGGACTGCACTCGAGAATTCGAGTTTCTGTGCATCGAATCAAGTCCATCTCAAAGAAGATCGAAGAAATTAGAGATAGAGAGCTTCAGCCGCAGCTTGAGGAGCTACTAGAGGG GTTAAGGAAGATGTGGGAGATGATGGTGCAATGCCATAAGCTTCAGCTACATACGATACCGGTATCTAAAATTCCCGGAAGCACGGATCTCATCATGCAGTCAGATTCTCGGAGACAGGTCACCATCCATCTGAAGAATGAACTAAGCTACCTGTCATCCATCTTCACAAAATGGATCAACGCGCAAAAGCTCTACGTGGATTCCATCAATATGTGGCTCTACAAGTGCGTTTTGCTTCCGCGGAATACTTCTAAGAGGAGCAAAAGGATGAGACCTCCGCCCATAAAAAACATAGGTCCACCGGTATACATGATATGCAATACCTGGTTAAAGATGTTCGACAAACTCCCTTGTAAAGAAGTTGTCGACTCTATCAAGTACTTGGAGGTCGACGTCGCACACTTTCTGCCTCATCaagagaagatgaagaagaaggccGCGAGAAGTACCATTGTGGGAGACGAAGACGAGGCACCAACGCCTGCTTTGGATCGTTTCAAGACAAGCTTGGCTGGATTTGTTGGGAGATTGAACGACTTTGCTGAGTCGTCCGAGGGGCTGTTCTCGGACCTCCAGAAGGAAATCGAGGAAGCTAAGAAAAACTATGAAGTGTTGAAGTCACAACAGGCATAG